The Vicugna pacos chromosome 5, VicPac4, whole genome shotgun sequence genome includes the window ctttttttaatattttctgtgtGCATTATAGCTATTTTTTGTGCGGGGGGGCTCGTCTTTCACATCCGTGACAGTGTCACCATGGTGAATGCAAATTTTCCACCAGGGaacttaaaattagaaaaatgaacTACATACTTCATAAAATACATCAGCTTTAGTTTTCTAGTGTAATTTAGACTCCTGGGTGTTTATAATAGGAAGGACTTTTCTTTGGTTCATGGGGAAAATGATTGTATTTTACAGACCAAGATGAAGAGACGAGCCGTGGGCATCTGGCACTGTGGTTCCTGCATGAAAACGGTAGCTGGTGGTGCCTGGACCTACAAGTGAGTCCGTTTCTTTATGGTATTTGGAAGTGTGTGGACCACGTCAGAAATCCAGGTGTAATGCTGGATGGGCTAGTTTTAACTCTTAAAAGACTGAGGAAGTaaagtgctcttttttttttttcaagactcTTTGAGCGTTAGAGTCTATTTTCAGTTATTCAGTAGAAACAAAACTACTGAAATAAAACTATAGTCTTGTTGACattgttttagaattttaaagaGTCATTAGTGTTATCAGTGTGTATGGTGCAGGTCCGTTAGTTGGGCAGACTTCTGAATACTTGTATGGCAGGCTGTTTTTACAAAAATTAAGAGGTCTTTTAGCTTACTACTGCGTATGTATTGAGGCCATCTAGGCCACCACAGCTTTGCCATTATAAACAGTATTGGTTGGACTTCTTCAGTTTTGTGACTGATGAGGGCCAGGTGATATTGCTGAGATTCCCTCTATGCTGGTTATTGCTCGTGTGGACTTTTAAGTTTACCCATTTCTGGAAATTCAAGCCATGCCTGAGGGCCTCTATTCTTGGAATTCATTGCTGACCCTGAAGGCTGAGGTGTTTTCCCTCGAGCCAGTGTATAGACTTGTGCTGTCCAGTACCCTAGTCATTTACGTACAGTAAAGTTGATACAGTTAGTGTAGTTGaaattgttagatttttttttaatttaaaattgaagGAGGGTAAAATACTGGaaaatgttgaaatgataatgtgatatgtattatatatgtatgcattctGTGGGGGTTTTATGAGGGAAAACGGAGTGGGGTGTTCATTGGTGGTTATGGTAAAATGAATTAGCATTCATGTTTAGAGGGGTGGGATGGATATGTGGTTTTTAGGTACAGTTCCTGAATGTTGTAAAacgtttttttattttcagtgtgctATATGTAGTCTGCTCTACTGCTTTAGACACTGTTTTCTTGATACCTGTCATTGTACCATTGTATAATTTGTTTTTTCTGACATTCTGTCCATTTCCTTTTAATGAGTTTAGTTGGCCTCTTGCAACCATTCCTTCCTGTTAATTTCATGCTCTGATAGTTGAGAAATCAGATGCATGAGATCCTGAAGTCACAACTGTTAAATGGATGCCACCATCATCAACATTGTAATGTAAAAATGAGGCAGATTTCTCATTTGCCATTTCACATGTTAACCTAGTTAATTATGTTGGAACCAAATTTGTTTCTCCTTACAGCACCACTTCTGCCGTCACAGTAAAGTCTGCCATCAGAAGACTGAAGGAATTGAAGGACCAGTAGAAGCACCACCATTTGAAACATTGCTAGCCTATAATAAATGGGTTAATTTATGTAACAAAATTACTTTGGGTTGTTGTTACTTTTATTAGATGTTCTTAATTGCATTACATTAATTTTGCTTTCTAAAAAAATACTTGGATATTAAAATCCTTCTAATTTTTGTTGGAAAAGCATTCTGAGATGTTAAAATccagttctgtttgtttttttagtagtCAAATGATACATGATAAAAGAATATGAGCCTCATTGACTTCTTTGAGATACAATGGTTCAAAttgtgaaaatttattttaaaatcagttgatactttttttttaatattttaaaggtagGATGACATATATTGCCTATTAACTTGgtgttttgtatcaccacatGTTAACTTTTTGTAGAGATGTTTGACACAGGTTTTCAGAAATTCCCAGGTGAATGGCTAGGACTTTGCATCCGCATTCGGAAATGAATAAGCTTCAGGTGGCTGTGGTTAAGAATTACCAACTCAGCCAAACTGCCTTAGATAGTTGTGTGGTCTGTTACTTAACCTTTGTCTGTTTTAGTTGGATGAGCAATGCCTGATAGTAGAATGGAATGATGGGAGCTGGGATTACTAACTTAGGAGTCTTATTTGAAGGCTTTTGTGTAGCTTTTCTTAGAAATCAGGATGTgattctgattctgtaggcaATAGAGAATCATCAGAATTTTGTAAGCAGTGAGGTAATGTTGAGCCTGAATATTCTAAGTGTGGAGTACCATTTAATCCCTCAACTTTAGGGATTTCAATCCATGTATTCTTGGCTCCAGAGCTGGTATTACTAGGCATACTTGTTTTTTATGGTAGTTGAAGGGGGTGGATGGAGGACATAGAGACAAACTAGGAGGTTGTCAAAATAGTAGTTTTGTGGCTAAGAAAATAGTGGCTTTTCCAAGGCTACAGAAGGCAGCTGGTGGGGGTATGGCTGAAAATTGGGTTTCTGACTCGTAGTCCGTGTTTTTCTCACTGTGCTAGGCTGTCTTATTTTTTATGGGTTCATGTGTGTTCCTTCTTAAATCTTTATAGATTAAAGATCCCAACTTTGTGGCTTGTTTTTACAGTGGTTTTCTGAACCTTTGATTTAAGTTGTTTAATTGACTACATCAggatataaagatgaaaaaggcaTGTGTTCCTCACCAGACTAAGTTTATAGGCCATCTTGTATTCTAAATACCATTTGCATGTGTATGCAGGTATCCAGAAAGCCAAAACAGGAACACATCTAATTCCAGGTTTTGTTTAGCGGATGGAAATGAGGGATGGGGATACTTGAGCTTTGTTTTAAAGGATTATCAGGGAGAGATGAGGACTAGAAACTGAGTTTTGGGGCTGAGAAGGAACTTTGGGACGACTCGATTAAGATAGAGTATTTCAGCAGTTTTGAAGCTAGCAACCGGAACTAAGCAGTCTGTATAAAGTTAAAACAAATTTACAATTAACTATTATCCTTTGGAATACCAAAAGCCATTTTGTTGTTGATAGCATTTGGGGCCAAAATTCAACAGCAGGAAAGGGAAACTTTGATTATATGTTTTGGGATGTATCAGTCAAAATAAATTCAGGGGCAAGTTAATGTCATGCCATAGTCAGCCCTGTAGGTCAGGACCCTTGAGAGGAGTGTCCAGAGAGTGGGTGGTATGGCTGACACCAAAGACCTACAGGTATTTTTTGTGGATCCAGCTAGTTAAGAAGGGGGTTGAGGATAGAGACCATTCATTAAAACAAGTGAATTGACCAGTTCCTAAAATAAGGACAAGACATGATTGATCACCACTCTCAGAGCTCACTAGTAGGGGTGAAACAACAAGCCTCATTAAACTATGTGATAGAAGTGTTCCAACGTAATTACATAAGGCAATTCCCATCaaaatgcttatttttctttccctagaaCTCTGCAGAATGttcctaaaatttatttggaaacaaTGGACTTAGGACATGAGGAAGAAAGTTTAGCACAGTAGTTCAAAATAAGGATTCTAGAGTCAGAAGTAGGAGTTTAAATTTCTCATTAGCTAGTAAGCCTGAACAAGTTGATTCtttttctgaatttcagtttcctcatctgtaaaaagggtaTAAAAGTTTTTTCCTCAGACGAATTAGGCCTCAGAACATTCACTAATGGTGTGGATCTTGAGAGGGAAAGATTACTAAGTTTGGATATGGTGGTGCTGTAATTCAATAGAAAAGGAGGTGGAATTGGGAGGGAAACTGCCTGTGGCAAAAGGATGAAGTATGATGGGGAAGAAGGAGAGATGGGAGGTTCAGGCTGAGGAAGCATTTTTTTGTAGGGTATATTTTTGATCCAAAAGGAATGAGGAGCTAAGGCAAGATTTTTTGACAATAGGGAGCCAGCATCATGCCATGTTGATCTCACAGAAGATCATAGTGATCCATTATATACTGTGATAACATGACTGGGTGAGGTAAGGGGGTTTTGTGAATCTTACATGCCTTTGACGTGCATACAGTGGTATAGGTCACCTTGCCTGTCTAAAGCGACAGACAAGTTTCCTCACCTTAAACCGTCTCTAAGAAAGAGGCATAATGTTTGTTGTATCTGTTTGGATTTTGGAGGCAAAACACATTTAGGTGTGCTGCTCTGTCTCATTTACTGAGTAACCTGTAAAGCAGGCAGTTTTGAGTGGAGACTAGGGAAAGGACTTTGGAGTGGGGTCCAAGTCATAGTCCACGTTACTCTGCTGTTCTATGACCTAGAAAATCCCAATAAATGGGAGCGTCTCTGGTAGAGGTGTTCTGTAATGCTCCAGAAGGAGAATGGTGTGCTAGGGGTTTGGAgttagggactttttttttttttaaacatctattAACCATTTGAAAAGTAGCTCCTGTTTGCTGTTGGTAGAATGACTGAACATAGAACATGAGAGTTTATGTGTCAGAAACTGCTGGTTGTAAACTTTGCTACCTGGCCTATAAAATCAGGTGTGTGCAGTAGCCTCCATTCTACAATGGAATGTTCAGTTTGCTGGGTAGTGGGGACTAAGTGGCAGAGTGTCTTGGGTCACAACTTAAACCTGCTCCAGGGTCTTAGATTTAGCCAGCTGGCTAATCCAGAGATTAGCTGGCTGAGAGAGTTGAAAAGAATAAGAATCAAAAATTGGTGACAAGATGTTGCAGGAATAAATACCCAGGCAATTTTTAGGAAGAGTACAGAGTTGATATTTGTATCCCATGTAAATGCCTACCAGAAAGCATCCACTATGGATATTGTTCTTGCTAGTCAGATGAATAAGATGACCCATTCTGTGGGTGCCTGCTGTTTTCCCCAGCCACTGCCTTGGCACTTGTTCAGTAGGCCCATGAGCAAAGCAGTCATAGTGGAGATGGAGCCTGTGTATGAGCTCAAAAAAAGGGACCTCCCCTTACCAAGGATGACCTAGCTGTTTACTCTGCTGAGTAGCAGACTGCAACAGGAGAGGCCAATGGTGAGCTAATGTGACATCATTCCCTAGGGGTGCCGTTAAGCCAAGGGATGACATTGCATGTCTTTCATCATGCAAAGGACAGCAGTTTGTCTTACAGATAGATGTGTTATGGGTGTAGATTTGTCTTCCTACAGTGATGTCTGCCAGTATCAGTGTTCATGGGCTTAGAGAACACCTTATTCATCATTGATACCCCATACAGTATAGTCTCTTACTGAAGAAAGTGAAGGAATTGCAGAACTTGGCGGCTCATCCTCATGGAAATCATTGGTTTTACCATGTGCCCCATTGTCCAGAGTCAGCTTACTTGATAGACTTGATGGTTTGCCAAAGGCTCAGTAACAGGACTAGCTTGGAGTTAACTCTGAGGTTAGGTACTGTTTTACAAGATATAGGAGTTAACTCTGAGGTTAGGTACTGTTTTACAAGATGCAGTATATGCCTTAAACCTATCAGTATATGATGCTTTCTCCCCTAGTGCCAGGATGCACAGGTCAAGAAATCAAGGAATAGAAGTGGAATTCACCCCTGAGAGTTATGCCAGTTGACCCATTGaaggcatttttgtttttcttgtgttgTGACCTTGAGTTTGATGGGTTTGGAGGTCTTAGTGCCTAAGGTAGAAATGCTTCCAGGGAACACAACCTTTATTCCATTTAAATTGAAGTCTTGAGACAGTTCTTTGATCATTTTGGGTTCTTTATGCCACTGAAGCACCAAGCAGAAAAGTGAGGCCCGATCCATCACCTTTACCACTCAGCTCTACTCCAGGAGATTCTTTGCTTGTATGGGCGATAGCGGTGGGTTTTCTTCTTCTCTGGCTTCTGGTTAAGTTCAGTGAATGGGAGGCACCAGAAGAAGACTTGGCAAATGAGAAGAAAGTGGAGTCATGGTATTTATTTCCTCTGCTCTTCGCAGAGTTGCTTCAGGTAGACCATTGTACTGAAGGCTTCAGCTCTCAGGTGGCTCTTTCCTGTATTTGCCGCTGCTCTTGCTGAGATTTAGTACCCACTCCTTCCCCCTAGTCCTACAGGCCTGGTGATGCAGGGTGGTACTGACCCTCCATTGTTACTAGTCCTGGGAGGCTTCCCCCACTGTCGATCTCCCTTAATGCTGCCCACACTGTTGACCTTAGTCCCTTCATTCAGCTGTACTCACTTACCCCGTTTTagtgtcccatctcttttccacAGATGTTTCCCAGAAGCCTGTTTTGACATTTCTAGAGCTGAAGTCCTATATTCTTCCCCAGATTTGTTCCCCATCTTTTGCTGtctgttcctttctcttccttatgTTCTGTAACAAGACTTTTGTCTCCCCAAACCTCTCCTTTGGGCAACTTACCTTCATTCCATTGGTTATGATGGTCTACCGATAGGATCCTTTCCCTTAGCCACAAAAGGATGGTCACATGATGCAAACTAATATAACTGGTTAAATTATTTCTTCTGGGAATTTATAAATTAGAGTTACACACAGAAAGAGGTGGTTAGTTGGAGTTGAGTCTTTTAGTGGAAGTACCCTAAGAGATCATTAGTTTCCATGTCTGTGATTCTTTTAAGTTGCCCAGGTTCTTGCCTGGATATTAGCCCTTCCCTTGATATGGTGTGATCCCAGTGTGGAGTAAAAGTAGGCTGCAGACTGAGAGTAGAAGTGAACAAGAAATAAAGAAGCCTTTACTGAGACTGAATCATCTTAATCTATGATTGGATTCAGTTAATTTAGAATTCCTAGTACCCTAGCTGCCTACAAGAAACAAATGTAAATCCTCTCTAGAAAATGTTCTAAACTTGATAAATTGTCTATACTTTTTAATGTGTAGTATCTATCACCCAAGTAAAAATAACCAAGTATACAAGGAGAGAAAACCAATAGAAACAATGGATAGTGGAACCAGATCCAGAGGGTATCCAAATAAAAGAGTTAGatgttgatttaaaaataactgcctcacaccggtcagaacgGCCAACGTTCAAAGGCCCACAAACAAGaagagctggagagggtgtggagaaaagggaaccctcctgcactgctggtgggaatgtagtttggtgcagctgttatggaaaacaatatggagattcctcaaaagactaaaaatagacttaccatatgacccagcaatcccattcctgggcatatatccagagggaatcttaattcaaaaagatacatgcaccctaatcaccccagtgttcatagcagcattatttacaatagtcaaaacagggaaacaacctaaatgtctatcaacaggtgactggataaagtttATTTAtgctatggaatactactcagctattaaaaaaactgccatttgcagcaacatggatggacctggagatcgtcatcctaaatgaagtaagccagaaagagacacataccatatgatataagtggaatctaaaaaaattacttacaaaacagactcaaagacataaacaaatttatggttatcagaggtggaagggataaattgggggtttgagatttgcagatactactatatataaaatacataaacaagttcatactgtatagcacagggaactatattcaatgtaacatgatgaaaaagtatgaaaatgaatatatgtatgtatacatatgacaagcatgctgtacaccagaaattgacatcattgtaaactggctatacttaaataaaatataaatatatatatatatacacacacacacacacacagatgcttaATATGGTCAAGGTAGTAAAAGACAagattaaaaatttcaatttaattcaaGAA containing:
- the RPL37A gene encoding large ribosomal subunit protein eL43, with product MAKRTKKVGIVGKYGTRYGASLRKMVKKIEISQHAKYTCSFCGKTKMKRRAVGIWHCGSCMKTVAGGAWTYNTTSAVTVKSAIRRLKELKDQ